The Medicago truncatula cultivar Jemalong A17 chromosome 7, MtrunA17r5.0-ANR, whole genome shotgun sequence genome includes the window tcctctcaaggtctcaagtTTGATTCTCCATGATGCCAATTTCGATGGACAAATCCATATAGAGCTTTACTCTGGCTTTAAATGGGTCCCCACAAGTGatggtgggattggtcccctcgaatTAGTCGGCCCTTgaatcggataccgagttttaaaaaaaatgtatattttcttcttctaatttcTTATGATTATATAAACAAAGGTGAAGAAGCGatgaattttttgttataacaatTCCTATATTTCGATCTAAAATTTGATTgggtcatttttatttttaagactaattaattaaattatttttcgaCCAAATAAACTAGATTTTATGAggctgtttaaaaaaaaaaaaactaaattttatgaGGTGTTAAATTAAGACTGAgtctatatttttttgtgaCGTCTGGGGTTAAAACTCTGgatcttgtatatattatgcattgttcttatcaATTGAGGTAAGCTCACGGGAACTAAGATTGAGTCTATTTAAGACATGATGAAGTTGACCTagacaagtaaaataaaattataagatgATTATTGATTATAAATAcgaatttaaaagtaaaatattgaaTATTTGAAGTATTTTAACAAGATgaatgctaacaagtgctccTAGGGTGGTTAGGTCGCACATcacctataaataaataaaatattgaatatattaaaaatgtaactcattttttttttttttttttttgttaggttgcctaatggctagaattcaccttataagatgaataaatagggtgttcggggttcgaactccaacctctacatataataatgcattgtcctaccaactgagctatactCACGGGACATGTAACTCATTTATCTATTGCCTACAAATGTAACATCTCTCTTATGGTTCTAGAGCAATGACATGTTGTTCTCAATATACTCCTCTGAACTTCCCAACAAAATATTCATGAATACTCATTTTTGTGTGGGACTAAAACTAAATATTTGTTTGGGACAAGAGGAGCAAGTAGTCCTCATTTCAATCTCTACAATCAAACGCATTAATTCACAGTGGACACCAATTATAATTCTTTATCGGTTTATATTGCCAACTCATGATTCACTAGCTGTGTGTTCATATATACAAACATGCACTAAATATGCCAACTCATTTATAAGCAGTTTCATTACATAAGACATGTCACAATACACTCAAACATTTGGATATTTTCACCTCCAAACCGCTtaaaatattctatttttttgttgtttttataattttcttttcaaaaaaaaaatgttaaaggtTAAAAACACCAAGTATTTGTGCTTATCAGCAAAAGTTTGTGGGGGAATTAATTACTTCTAATCAATCTATGTcttcctttatttcatttgatttagaCTGCtgaattttgatttaacatCACAAATGTTTGAAAATGCTACTTTTTGCATGACAATTAATTAAGTATAAAATTACTAATATAACATTAATGTATGTTTGAATTGACgatgattttaaaaaatcgtAATTGTTCTCCGTGATTCTtgcaaatatcttttttttgtccGCTTCAAAGTTTTCTGTTCTAGTTATTCTTTTTCACGTGGTCTAATTGTTAGACTTAGACATTAAATATATTGAGAAGTGAAAAATCGAGAATTCAAACCCCTATTTTTACATATCAATATCCAACCAATCTACGGTTACAAAACAAAGCATGTGTTTTTTAACTAAAACGTTGCTGTAGTTTTATCAAAGTCACTGTCTATCttactctattttattttactttaaggAAATATCTTCAATtgctaaattaattaataaatcgAGTAACAAATATGGTTTGTTTGACTCACTAGTCAAGAATACAGATATGTTTCAAAAATCCGAATCGCTTTCATTCTTAGTTTACATATTTGACCCAATTAATAGAGTTGAATGGTATATTAATAATcatagaaattttaaaaataattattttacaaagtTTTATCATCCTGCCACTTTCAATATTatcttttgacaaaaataaaatttattttctaaaaacgtatatttatatagtaatattttgttgaacaatcaaaaatggaatgtttaaattatatagtaatataataaattaaatgtttaaattaaaactaaaattaattgaTCCACAAATCCtaactcaactgacaaaatgccgaaattgtgaGGTCGGATGCTATGACCGAGGTTCGAATctcggtacctccacttatgtgtgtgagtttataatgactttgccatttcgtctatctatcaaaaaaaactaaatttaattgATATGCACCAAACTTtctaaaactaaaatgaaaaacaaactacAAGACCTTTTAGATCATAATCCAAGGTCTCAACCATCGATTCTTTAAAGAAAGGGGTCTCTCATCATTCAAAATTCGAcggagaaataaataaaatatgatcaaTAAATTAGATTAGATTCGAATTCAGATCCTCTCATACAATTCTACTAAGGTATTTTAAATTGAGACGAAATTGCAATCGAAACGCTCAAGTAATCGAAAATAGAAAACTATTTTAAATATAACCGAAAATAGACAATACTTGGTTACATTTCAATGAGTTGAACATTCCGTTtctgtttgatttttaaaatatatttatacgttgacattttaattcttttatagaCATCAAATAATAGTTCTCAGTCAAACGCGACTCAAATTGCATTACCTCAATGGAAGGCAAGTAAAAAAATTTAGGTCAAATTACACTCTTAGTCCCTTAACATATTTaacataataatttaaccatttataatttttcacgtcatttttgttcttttgatcCGTTTGCATATAAATTTCCTAGAATCAAAcctaaaattcatatgaaaacatGTGTTTTTGAACATTAAGAGTATATATCGAAATGAAACCATAAATTTGAATCATAAAAATTCTTATGTAAATTGATCAAAATGGTGAAAACAACGTAAAAAAGATAAACGACAAAATCTTTATTTGAAATTAAGCTAAGATATTTTTGGTGTAAATCGGATATCCTCTCCATACATGACTACAAAGACTAATCATTCGAGTATTGTGGGACCCAAATGAGCAGCAAACtctccctaagagttttaacatCGCTGCATGCCCAAGACTAGATCCGAACCCAAAACTTTGGTTAAGCTAGAAGAGACCCGTGTCATCTCATATAAACGCTCTTGGGTAAATTAACTTAAGATATGACTAGAATAATTTTTTACCtaactttttttatatgaaatattaACAAGTCTTATTTTGTGTTTGCTGAGGAACTCTTGGTCCTGCTTAGGAGCCACCCTACCCCATCATCTCACCAATTCTATCTCCCAACCAAATTCCAAAGccccaaaaaaaacacaaatcccAATTTTCAAAGGTACAAAGAAAGTGtaacaaacaaccagagagacacaacacaacacataaaatcaaacttaaaataCTCTCTCACACCCCAAAAACACACACACTCTGTTCTGTTCTGTTCTGTTCTGTCATAAACTATGGATTTTTGGACTTCTTCTCTCCCtcttgatgatgaatttgaaaagcTTGTAATTCGTATGAATCCACCAAGGTAACAAAAACATGttcatgttttgttaatgtttttgttatgaaaatgaattgaattacatgtttttttgtatgtttttgtattttgtggCAGAGTAACTGTGGATAATACTTCAAGCAGAACAACAACTTTGATAAAGGTTTGAAATTTAAACCTTATAAGATTTTAATCTTTGATGAAATTCAAAAGGGtcattttagtttagtttataaataattttcatgTGAATTTTGTGTAGGTTGATAGTGCTAATAAACGTGGTAGTTTGTTGGAAGTTGTTCAAGTTCTTACTGATATGAATCTCATTGTTAGAAGAGCTTATATTTCATCTGATGGTGGATGGTTTATGGATGGTATGCTATACCTACCATTTACaataattcttcattttttcatcaaataatttaatcaccattgtttatttttaatattttttgataaaaatattaattcttcTAATCTtgtttttcatgtgttttttgttgttgtcatttttatatttttcagttTTTCATGTTACTGATCAAAATGGGAAAAAGATTCTTCAAGAAGATGTTGCTGATAGAATTCAACAGGTAATAGATCTGTGTAATATTCATCGGAcattagtttttgattttacaTTTGTTATGATTGTAATTTAGGAGtgaaattaagattttaagtaagtaattgatatttttcttattttatcgTCATATAAAGCGTATCGAATTATGATTAATCAAAGCATATTTCCATGATTCCCGGTCCGCGACAGCAATAAATCGGTCTCAAAAGTCCCTGCAACGACATCGCAACCACAATTGTGGGCACATTTGCCGATTTTACCACAATATAAAAGTTGatcacaatttaaaaccatgataTTGTTTATATTACTCTTCCTTGAAATCAATGCTCATGTAATATCTTTGTGCTggtcaattttcaatttttatcaaaCTATTCAGTGCTTTTTGATTGGAATAGGATGATTTTGTtaatgatttttcaataaatgcatgattttgtttatgatctttcttttcaataaagtAATTCAACAACTAGATTGAAAAAGAACGAGGACAAAACCAgaactagtatttttttttatttttttttgaggtactTTGTTCCAGAACTTGAAggctgtatattattattaaatctGTACTAATAACAATTTTTGGTTTTCTTGTTCCAGTCACTCGGTCCAAGAGTCCGTAGCTTTCGATCCGTGAGAAGATCTGTCGGTGTTCAAGCTGCTGCGGAACATACAACGATAGAGCTAACAGGACGAGATAGACCAGGATTGCTTTCAGAAGTCTTTGCAATTCTTGCTGACCTCAAATGCAATGTGGTAGCAGCTGAAGTCTGGACACACAATTCAAGAATGGCGTCTGTCGTTTACATCACCGACGACACAACAGGATTGCCTATCGACAATCCTGACCGCCTTGCCAAGATTAAGCATCTTCTGCTTTATGTGCTGAGAGGAGACATTGACAAGAAGAATGCAAACACTGCTGTTTCGTTTTGTTCGACTCACAAGGATAGGAGGCTGCATCAATTGATGTATGCTGATCGCGATTATGACATATATGATGGAGATTATTCTTGCTCAACAAATGATAGAAACAAGCTCAATGTAACTGTTGATGATTGCATTGATAAGGGATATACCGTCGTGAATTTGAGGTGTCCAGATCGACCGAAGTTACTATTCGATACTGTGTGTACTATCACAGACATGCAGTATGTTGTGTACCATGGAACTGTCAATGCTGAAGGACCAGAAGCATATCAGGTTTGTCATTCATGTTCTTGTAATTGGAATCTAGTTAGTTTAATACTTGTCTGTTTGTCCTGACTTATTTTGAGCTTCTCTTTTCCTTAAAAGAAGACGTTACACGGAACAGTATTTTAAAAAGATCTTATTGAAAAAGAGCTTATCTTTAACGTAAAACTAGATACAAGGAACTTTTTAGAAAGTAGTTGAGAGAAATTTTTTATATCCAGTAGAAGACCTTtgctaattttattattaatatttaactCAAATTCGATCATTCTATCagggaaaaaaaatcttttaagcTAAAATATAACGATAATTATTGTTTCTAAAGCTCTTATCtttaactttaattttgaaGTAGCTTTTGTTGCCAAAATAAGGTAGGGCAAACGGAGCTAATATTATACTTTGATtgtatttcatttcaatttgtttgGTTGAAAAGCTTATTCTGACACATCCTTTCTACCAGCTTATTAGTCCATCATTCAAGTTATCATTAAATTTCATTAATGTGTTTTGCTTTATTTTACAGGAATATTATATAAGGCATGTGGATGGATATCCAATAAGTTCTGAAGCAGAAAGGCAAAGAGTGATTCACTGCTTGGAAGCTGCTGTCCGAAGGCGAACTTCTGAGGTAttccctccgttccaaattaatgttttagcaaaagtaaaaaattatatatattaagcGCCACTTTATCGTTCTAACACATCATTAATTAtatcttttcaaaattttctcaTTAATTATTTACAGGATATGTAGTTTGTATTGCAACTTTTCATTAACTAACGACATTATTGAGCATGCATTTATCAATAAAGAGGGTTAATTTAGAACAACTATATGTTTATTAACCAATTTGccattttttcttaatatttgtgTAGAAACCTTAAACGACTCTTAATTTGGAATGTGAGTACTACACATGACATGGACGCTATTTCACAACTTTTTTTCGATCTGTTTTTTTGTGACAAAGTTAACTTGTATTTGATATAGGGCGTAAAGCTAGAACTTTCTGGTGAAGACCGAGTTGGTCTTTTGTCTGATGTAACTCGCATCTTTAGAGAAAACGGCCTTTCAGTTTGCCGCGCTGAGGTCACGACAAGAGGTTCCCAAGCCATGAATGTTTTCTATGTCACTGATGTGTCCGGAAATCCAGTTAAGAGTGAAACAATCGAGGCTGTTCGAAAAGAGATCGGGTTGACTATACTGCGTGTAAAAGACGATCCATGCTTAAAGTCTCCTACTCGGGAGAGTGGGAAATTCTCTTTACGTGATCTCGTTAGGTCGAGATCCGAGAGGTTTCTTTACAATCTAGGTCTGATGAAGTCTAGTTCTTGAAGTATCAATAATGTCGTGTTTGTGAATAGTAGCTTTTAGTTTCAACTAGAAGTTAGACTGCTTTGAAACCTCACATTGTAGTGTTTTATGGTTGATCTTTCTAGATTTGGTTTCATTTTATGTTGTTTAAAGATTTTAGATTGTAGAGTTTTATCTAGGCATGTTTAATTGGGAATTTGTATATTAATGTGTCTGTGTCATATACTTGTTGTCTCTAAGCATTGTCAACACACACAGcaccaaaagtttgaaataaGCTTCTCaatgaaaaagagaaattaaCTGCAAATGTTGGTAACTAGTATTCTAAGTAAAGTCTTTTTAGTGACACAGGATATAATTTCAAATCTCCTCATGCCACTTTTGTGCATGCAAGAGATCTTTACCACTCCATCCggtccggtcctatttataagagaaagttgggttaacaaaagttgatgcatctggttaaaaattcagtttagatacatcaatttttgttgacccaactttttcttataaataagaccggagggagtagtaagTAATATGCTAGTAAGGGGATTCAAACCTACATCAATCTATCtctccaaaaaaagaaaacaaaaatgagtGAAGAATGCATAGTAGAATCACAATACATGGTTTAAATTGTGTTATCTTCTCTTGAACTTGGATATGGTTTTGTTCTTTTGTGCCAAGAAGAAAATCACATGTTGTTGTTAGATATGACTCATAGTTTACTGATAAGTTATACCGAGTTTTACTATGTAAATCCTATGTTGGATTAATAAAAATGCACTACAATTGTATTGTAGTCGGAAATGTAGCATGATTGGTCAATTCCGTAAtcaaatatcatgttttttgtttgtgttttctcGTATGTTCTACTAATCGTTGAAAACCTAGATGTTGGATTATCCAATCCCTAATATTGGCTGCAAATGCTATAGTCACAATTATGGTCCTAAATTGCAACTGGAGTTACGCTGCAAACTTTGatatttgacaaaatataggcAAATACGATCAATATAGTCGCAATCACAATTGCGATATCATTGCAAAGACTTCTAAAACCTTTATATCGCGACCACAATTGCGGTCGGACCACAATTTTGAAAAGCACATAATGTTAAAAACATGGCATGTTAATTCTGTAAGTTCTACTACAACAATTGACCTATGTTAGTCTATATAGAGACATTTCATTAGGAAACAGCTGGAAAGAGGGGGGTATCATGTGGTACCCTGATGTACCACTATCACGTGTCCTTTGCCTTATGTAAAAGCTCATGTAGAATCTTCAAATACAGTTCTTGTTGGATTGTGATGTTTCTTAAAGCTACCACACGTTTGGTTCAGAGAAAAACTACACTTTTTTTCTAGGGCAAACGTGTGTGGAAAAATGTGCAACTTAATCTACAATCACATATTTTTGTAGAAAGAGTTGATATATAATCCAAAGAGGCTGGAATTGGTTCAGTGAAACTTGTTTTCTTTTATGCAACTTGGGTGTATTCATGCAAATAAATTATGTGcaatgaaatgatttttctttcaagTTGTTTTTCACATTTGATATATCTAAGTTTAAAATATAAGTCGTCTAATCTTCATTACTTCCTGCAATGAATTCTTGATATTGCGACAAAAGACAATTTGTAGCCagaacttttattttcttaattaaaaattgaacaatataaaaaatgttgTGTGTGATATAGGGGTGCTGATATTCAAatctattaaaataaaccaagacaaaccgataaaaaaaaaaaaaaaaaaacacaaaatgatTTAATCTCCACTTGTCTATAAAATCAGTTTTATTTACAAACAAAAAGTTATCATTTTAGTTAGCtgtgttattctatttctatgtAGAAGAACACGATTTTAAGATTCTTTTTAACTTTATTCACTCAAAAAATGTTTCATTCAAATTTGATTTATGAAGTTTAAAATATGATGTCTAATATTCATTCAGTGATTGTAATTACTTTCTACATTGCTTGCAATACTAGATATTGATGTGAGAGCAAAAAATTATTGCATTAGTCCTGATGTGTAGTCAGGGTGTTTGGTTCATGTTTGGCAATGCAATCACATTCATCAACAAGACACATGGTGAACACTTAACACTTAGATAATAGATACAAACATACACTTTAGTGTGATGTCAAATCCAAtgcaaaaataaacaaatgtttCATCTCAAGATCAAGATATTAGTCATGGAGATcgatatatttttaaacaaaaagatatcatttatagggacaaaaaatatatttaatccttttatttaattaagtattTACATCCAGAACACCATAATCCTAATATACTTTTTAAACTTTGATCCACTTATCAAATATTGAGTCAAAAAGAAAGTAtggtttatttttatcattaaaaataaaaggctagcttaattgcacttttggcccccctatcttttcaaaagttgcgattatgatCTCTAACTaactaaaatacaaaacaaccccatatgtattgaatatttgacagttttggcccccaagaccactttgacttagtcttcgcttacgtggcacccacaatagtcgacacgtggcacctcattTAAGGAATGTGAAAATCTTGGGGCCGAGGTTCATTTGTAGAGTTGAGAAAGGCCATATATCCTTTTGTATGATAAATTGATTGATAATGTTTAGACTTTTACTTTTTCAATCCTATTTATTTCACACGCGTTCtgtaattttacaaaaatgttCATGTggttttggattataaaattcaaacacaTCCAAACTGTGTTCGGATTTATAAATCGAAATATGCTTATATATAATCAACAATCAAGATCTCTCTCATTTCAGAAGTTttgaattttacttttaaaaacaataataaaaacaaagtaaaaaaattataaaaatctgtcaaataaaatcataaaaatatcacaaatttttttaaaaatcaaatataactagtgaatttttttttcttcgaatttttctgaaaatataatttttttttttggttaaataggctaaagaaattcaccttaaaaatatgattttttttctgagATTCGAACCATAACCCTTGTAATGCAATATCCGTTACCAAATAAGCATTTGCACGTTAGtacatatttttgtattttcaataataataataaaaataataagtggAGAATGAGGTAATTTAGCGTCACCTGAAATGGCGCTAAGATTGTGTAGCACCGTACTTTCAGTTTCTGTTGTACGTACAAATCATTGTTCGAGGAAACCCACGTTCAGAAGTGTTTCTGCTCCTACCAATACTACAATTAGAATGTCTTCAAGTGAAACAATCCCTTCAACTTCTTCAACCTCCAACGTCATTGATTCTCATCTACACGTTTGGGCTTCCCCTCAAGAGGTAACAAAAACATATCAATACTTTCTCATAGTTTGGTTAATTCTTCTTTACACCAATCCTCAAACATTGTTCATTTATTGATTATTGCTTTTAGTTTcgattaattatattattagcTAAGTTATTTTGAGTTTAAGTGGTTAATAAGctttaattaagattgaattgaaCGAGTGAACCTTAGTTCCATCACTGATTAAAACAATCTTTGGCTTCCAGCCGAATTCTGGAGTATTGGGCCCGTTCTCGTGGTAACCACATGGTTAAGGGGGAAAGTAACTATATTACTTACCTATTGtctttaaaaagttttttatttttattttttaattttatatattaatcaataattttataaatcatCGTATTCAAGCTGGGTGGTTGAGATTGAGAAAGCCTCAGGTATTTTGTGTGATAAGAAAGTACCACTTAAGTTGAGAGGAAAGTTGTATCGGTCAGCAGTCAAACCGACAATGTTGTATGATACAGAGTGTTGGGCGGTTGAGAGCCAACACgagaatcaagtaagtgtaccggagatgaggatgttgtgcTGGATGAGCGGTAAGACTACACGggataggattaggaatgacaccTTTAGGGAGAGAACGGGAGTatcacctatagtagaaaagttggtagaaaataggcttagatggtttgggcatgtacAGAGAAGACCTGTAGATGCCGCCGTATgaagagtagatcagatggaggagagggcatgtagagagaagatcCGTAGGTGCCGTCGTATGTAGAGTAGATTGGATGGAGGAGAGTCAGGtcaaaagaggtagaggaagacctatgaaaactataagagaaaccattagaaaatattcagaggtcaatgagttggattcaaatatggtttatgatataGCACTAtgacgtaatttgatccatgtagccgaccccacttagtgggataaggcttgattgttgttgtttaattaattttacgTTTATGAATCAaaactttaataaaaattttgtaaTCCAAGTGGTTGGAACTTGGACTAAAGTGGTTAATAAGATCAAATCAATCTGGAGCACCCAAGTTCGATCGTAGTCGGAACAATCGTTTAGCCAGAATGTACTTACCTCTCGACTGAACTTCGAATTACTTAGAGCCGTTCCCCCTAGTAACCAGAGGTTTAAGGCAAaataaaagacttttttttagaCTACATACTGTTGTTATGATTTGGATAAGGTTATTTGTTCATATAGCACAAGCATTgaccttttttgttttgttttttgaacatTAAGGCTAGTAAATTCCCTTACTTTCCTGGACAAGAGCCCAATTTACCAGGAAATGTAGATTTTCTGCTCCAGGTTTGTATTTCAGTCTCTTTTAccatttttgaatgattttttgtctctaaaatttggatatttgttttcaaaaagTTTTTAGATACTTATTCTGGTATGTTTCAAATGTTGTCAC containing:
- the LOC11438294 gene encoding ACT domain-containing protein ACR4 encodes the protein MDFWTSSLPLDDEFEKLVIRMNPPRVTVDNTSSRTTTLIKVDSANKRGSLLEVVQVLTDMNLIVRRAYISSDGGWFMDVFHVTDQNGKKILQEDVADRIQQSLGPRVRSFRSVRRSVGVQAAAEHTTIELTGRDRPGLLSEVFAILADLKCNVVAAEVWTHNSRMASVVYITDDTTGLPIDNPDRLAKIKHLLLYVLRGDIDKKNANTAVSFCSTHKDRRLHQLMYADRDYDIYDGDYSCSTNDRNKLNVTVDDCIDKGYTVVNLRCPDRPKLLFDTVCTITDMQYVVYHGTVNAEGPEAYQEYYIRHVDGYPISSEAERQRVIHCLEAAVRRRTSEGVKLELSGEDRVGLLSDVTRIFRENGLSVCRAEVTTRGSQAMNVFYVTDVSGNPVKSETIEAVRKEIGLTILRVKDDPCLKSPTRESGKFSLRDLVRSRSERFLYNLGLMKSSS